The genomic window GCTCATTTCATCGGTCTCCTGACTGTTCAAGTCTGCTCCTTCTGACGTCATGGATGGTTGACAGTTCCAGGGGTTATACCGGATTTCATGAGAAAGGTTTCTTAAGCAGGTTGTTTGAGCAGGTCACGCAGGGCGGGTTCCAGAGAACTGAATCTGAATGAATAGCCGGTTCCGAGGGCTTTTGCCGGTCTTACCCGCTGACTGGCGGTCAGAATCACAGCGGCCTCGCCCAGCAGAATCCGCAGGGCAAAGGCGGGCACGGGAAGCCAGGAGGGACGGCCAAGCACCCGGCCGAGGACCGAGGCAAATTCCTTAAACGGGACCGGTTCCGGGGCGGCAGCATTCAGCGGACCCGACACAGAGGGATTGTCAATGGCGTGAAAGATCAATCCGGTTTCATCTTCGACATGAATCCACGGAACATACTGCGTTCCCGGCAGAACCGGTCCGCCTGCAAAGAGTCTGAAAGGAGTCAGCAAGCTGGCCAACGCACCCGAGGCGGTATCCAGCACCACTCCCGTCCGCAAAACCACAGTCCTGATTCCGGACTTTTCGGCCGTCATGGCCAGCGATTCCCAGGCACCCGCCAATCCCGCCAGAAAGTCCTTCCCAGCCGGAGCTTCCTCATCGAGCCACAGAGGCCCCTGATCGCCATAAATCCCAACCGCCGATCCATTGATAAAGACGGCTGGTTTACTTTTCGCCAGTTTCATGGCCTCGACCAGCACCGAAGTGGTTTTCAGGCGGCTCTCAAGCAATTCCTTCTTATATGAAGGGCTCCAGCGTTTTCCAATCACCGAGGCACCGGTCAGATTAATCACGGCCGCGGCGCCCTCTATCTCCTGCGCCCAGGCATCCTTTGCCGACAGGGTCCAGGTTACCCACCTGACTTTTCCGGAAGGCCGGGGAGTGCGGCTGAGGCCAACAACTTCATATCCCAACCCGACCGCCTGCGCAGCCAACGCAGACCCGATGGCACCCGAGGCACCGGCGATCACCAGTTTTTTCAATGTGCGCTCCTTCACTTATTAAGGCTGGAATTTAATGTTACACCCATTTATCGTGGGTTGAATCACAAACGGCTTCAGAAAATATCCCGACTTTTGTTCCCTGAATCCCCAACGTCCCCGGGAAATAAAAACTGGATAAGACCATGCGAGATCTCATTGTTTCTGCCATCTTCTTTCTGTTCTCGGCCATTCTGCTTGTGGCCTATGATTCCTCTGAAAAGAAATCTTCAACCGATTCTTCCCGGTCGGTGGCTCAATCCACTAAAGAAAACAGACTTTCCAACTGATTGATTCCGGTTCAGACTCCCCGATCGGAGTGTGGCCACAGTATTTTGTGCAGCTGAAGCTGAAACCGGACCGGAATTCCGCTCTCAGCCACCCAGCCGGCCAGTTCAGCCGGATCCTGTTCTCCAAAGACCGGTGAAACCAGTACCGTCCATCGGGTCAGGTTCAGCGCTGAAACCCGTTCCAGGATCCAGTCGAAATCGGGTCGCCCGCTCACCACAAATTTAATTTCATCCCACGGAGCCAGATCCTGCACCAGTAAGTAGTCGTTGTGTTTCATCATGCCGCTGGAAGGCGTTTTAAAATCGACAATCTTGCGCACTTCACGCGGAACCCGGTTAATGGGCAGACTTCCCGAGGTTTCCAGCAGGACTTCATACCCTTTTTCGAGCAGAACCGTCATTAACCGGTACACCCCATCCTGCAGAAGGGGCTCGCCGCCGGTGATTTCGACCAGCTGGCAGGGAAAGGCCGCTATCTGATCCAGAATCTGGTCCAGTGACCGGTCATCGCCTTCATAAAAAGCATACTCCGTGTCACAGTAGGTGCACCGCAAGTGGCATTCCGTGAGCCGGATAAAAATACAGGGGCGGCCCACATGGGTGCTCTCGCCCTGAATGCTGTAATAAATTTCGTTTACTTTGAGCACGTCACGGCCACCGGATTTTCAGTTTACGTTTGGCTTCTTCCGCTGCTTTCTTTGCCGCTTCTTCTGCCTGTTTTTTGGCTGCTTCGGTGGCAGTATCGACCTGCTTCTGAACTTCCTGCTTCACTTCTTCGGTCTTTTTGGTAATTTCCTCATTGATTTTCTGACCGACGGCTTTGGCAGCCCGCAAGGCGGTCTTTTTCGGATCCGGTTTGATGGTCGGACTCAGGAACGTTCCTCCCACCAGCAGATCCACAATCACGCGGTTCTTGCTGTCAGTCACCGACTGATTGACCAGTTTGCCATATTCCGACCCGTTCAGGCCATCAGACATGCCGGGCGGAAGGAACAAGGTGACCTCATAATTGATGCTCTGATCCAAAGCCTGCCAGCCAGAGGCCTGAATTTCGGTGGAACCGGCGGTGGTATTCAGTCCATTCACGAACAGTTTTCCTTCCTTAATCTCCAGCCCGGTCTGGAAATTGGCGAGTTCCAGACGGTTCAGTTCAGGCGACTGAAGAAAGGTGGCGATGGCCGATTGAATTGGGTGCCCGGCCAGCACACCGGTCGGGATCCCGGCCGTTCCAAGAGCCGTCACCGAATTCAGCACCGGCGCAAGGGAATCGTTCAGGGCACCCTTTACGCCTAAATCACCCGACAGCGTCCCATCGAGGTAAGGACTCAATTTAACATAGGATTCAATAACCGGGAACGTGGTCAGGGCTTCATCGCTGTTCAGCCGGTCAACCCGGAAGGAAAAATCATAATCGGCGCCCATGGGTGCCTTTAATCCGATCAATCCTTCCAGAGAAATGGTTCCGCCCATAAAGGTGGCGCGGGTTCCGCTCAGCCGGATGGTCTGATCCCGGATGGTCAGCGTGGAGGTAATGCCGGTTGCCTTGATATCGAGATACCTGAACTCCCCGATTTTTGCAGAGAAGGTCGCCACAAACGCTGGCAGGACCGGCACCCTGAGTCTGGCTGTATCGGCCGGAACCGGCTGAACCTCTTCGGCCGGGGCTGCCGACAGATCGACAAAGTCACCCACCACCAGTTTTTCAGACACCAGAGATCCGTTCAGGGTTGGAATCAGCGGCTGACCTTCCGGTTTCAGAACAAATCCCAAATAGTTTTCCACCTTTGAATTCAGCAACACATCACTTTCCCCGATCCGGACCTGAAAGTTCTTCAGTTCTGCCACCGACTTGTTGATATCGAACCGTCCGTTCAGTTCACGGATGGCGCCGGGCAGATACCCCTTCTGATCAATTTTCAGATTGTTAAAAATCACCGATCCCGAGCCGTTCAGTTTTTTGGGATCCAGGGCCGGGCCTTCTATCTGAAACGACGATTGAATGGTTCCGGCCAGATCCAGTGAATCGCCCAGCGGATAAAAGGATTTGATGTCGGCGGTGTTGAGGTTTGCATTCACCCCGATTTTCACAACCGGTTCGGTAAAATTTTTCACCGAGGCATTCACGTCAAAGCGGCTGCCCGCCACGGCCCCAAGTACCTTCAGGGTGTCGAGGTTGTTTTCGGTTCCGGCCAGCAGCACATTCAGACCAGACAGGGAAGCCGGAAAGCCGGCATACTGAATGCTTCCATTCCTGAGATCAAGCCGGTAAGTGACCTGCGGAATGGCTGACCCACCGGCCAGTCCGTTCACGGTTGCCCGGAAGGAAAACGAACCACCGGCCGTCACCGAAGCGGCTTCCTTCACCAGACTGACGGGAACCAGCGAAAGCAGGGGTTTCAGTCCGATTTCTCCGGTTTCAACCACCAGATCCGTCATCCAGGTGGAATCACTCACCGATCTGACTGATCCGCTCAGATTCACATCCATGTCGTTTAACCGGAAGGCCGACCGGGAAATGGTCACCGACTTGCCATCGAGGGTTGCAGTGAGATCCTGATCCAGGGTCAGCGAAATCTGATCGGCCACCGTACCGGCTGCCAGTGAGGCGGAAAGGGATCCGACCGACAGCAGGTGTGCCAGATGAATGGCCTCCTCTTTCAGATCCAGCGACAGATCATAATCGAGGTGTTTCACCGTTACCGAGGTTTTTTCTTTCAGGTCCTCATAGACCAGACGAGCGTTTCTGATCTGCACCGATTCCAGACGGATGGCCGGAGGGGCCGCTTTCACGGTATCGGCCGGAACTGGTTCCGGAGCCACCGAGTCGGCTGCAGCGGGAATCATGGATGAGAAGTTGAACTGACCATCGGGATGACGGATAACCTGAACGGTGAGCCCTTCCAGAAGCAGTTCCTCGACCACCACCTCACCCGAAATCAGCGCCCAGACATCGACATTCACCCGGAATTCGTTCAGAGAAACAAACGGACCGGCTCCAAAGACCGGATCTTCTGAAAGTGACACTTCCTTTAAAACCACTTCAACGGTTGGGAAGACATCCAGCCCTGCTTTTCCGACCGACAAGGTTCTTCCGGTTTGTTCTTCCACCACAGGAACCACGGCTGTGCGGATTGCTTCCTCGGTCACCATCAGTTTCAGGGCTCCCAGCAACAGAGCCACCAAAACCACCGGGATCGCAACCAGTATCAGGATCCATTTTATTACAGGTTTCATTGATCAACTTCTCCCTATTCAGGTAAAAAACAAAAATACCCGATTCCCGTCTTCTTTTCCCGTTTTAAACTCACAATCCAACGGGCATCCGCGCCTGATTTGGAAGAAATGGAACCGGTGTAGTAACTTGCTTCCACAAAAAGACCCTCATGATGATACAGGACTATTCCCGTTACACACCAGATGACCAACTGGTGTGGACCACGCTTTACAACCGGCAACTGGCTCAGCTGCCAGGCCTGGCCTCTTCAGCCTTTCTCAACGGAATCCGCTCCATCGGATTTGAATCCGACGTGATTCCACGTTTTTCTCACATCAATGACGCTCTGGGGTCATCCACCGGATGGAAGATCTATGCAGTTCCCGGGCTGATTCCGAACAAGGAATTTTTTGAAGCCCTGCTGGAGTGCCGGTTTCCTGCAACCACGTGGTTCCGCCGGCCCGACCAGTTGAATTATCTTGAAGAACCCGACATGTTCCACGATGTGTTTGGTCATGTTCCGTTGTTAACCAACCACGATTTCTGCCGGTTCCTCTCGGGCCTGGCTCAAATCGCCCTGCGGCACATTGACGACGACCTGGCCATTGAACTGATTTCGAGGCTGTATTGGTACACGGTGGAATTCGGGCTGATTATGGAAGGATCCGAACTGAAAATTTACGGTTCGGGTATCTTATCATCGGCCGGAGAAAGTCAGTATTGTGTGGGACCGGTTCCGGTGCGCGTTCCTTTCGGGGTGCGGGAGATCATGGAAACCCCCTACATCAAGGACCGGTATCAGGAAAAGTATTGGGTGATTCAGTCCTATGCCCAGCTTTATGAATCCGTTCCTCTGGTCGAGCGGGAACTCGAAAACCTGCTCGCCCACCAACAGACGGCCAGGTAACAGGTTTCATTCCGTCAGAAAAAAATCAGGGCTTTTCGAGAACGGATCCGTTGGCCTTGTCTGCTTTGAGCAGCAGGATCGAAAAGACCAGCCCGAGAACTCCCAGACTTGCAAACATCAGCATGCTGGCTGTGTAGCTATGTGTGGAATCGCGTAAGTAGCCGTTGAGAAACGGAAACAGGGCCAGACCAATATTCTGAATGAATGTGGTGATTCCGAAGGCGGTGCCGGTGTAATCGCGTTTCACAATCAACGCAATGGATGGCCACATGGCCGCCGGAACCAGTACAAAGGCTCCTCCCAGCAGCACCATGGGAAAAACCGGATTCATATCAGTCAGCGCAAGCAACAGGTAAGCAGGAATCATCAGCAAGCTTCCCACAATCATGATGCTGGCGCGTTTCCCCACCCGGTCCAGAATGGTTCCCGCAAAGGGAGCAAAGACCATCGAGGCAAAAATGATCAGGGACGACATGCCGCCAGCCGTTGAGAACATGTGGAAGAAGGAACTGAAGACCTGTGAAATGAAGGAACCGTCGGTATCGGCCACCCTCGGATATCCGTATTTATCCACAAAGAAATCGGTTGAAAGGGCGGTGAAGGGAAAAACCGCCGAGTAAAACAGCACACAGAGAATGGCGATGTACCAGAAGGAAGATCCAAAGTGTTTCACTTCGCTGATGACGATTTTATCACCGGCCCCTTCTTCTTTCAGATTCAGGACTTTTTCGGCCCGGGCATCCATGAACATGTAGATCAGGTTCGATACCAATGACATCACACAGAACAAGGCTGCAGCAAACAGGGCAAAGTACGCGCCGCCAAATTCACTGGCGATCAGTTCACCGGTGTTAAAAGAAAACATGGTTCCCAGCCGGCTGATGGTCAGGGCCACCCCGAAGGAAAGCGCCAGTTCCTTGCCTTTGAACCAGCGGGCCAGCATGGCACTTTGCACCACCACCAATGGTTCAGCTCCTGCGCCAAACACCAACCGGCCGGCAATCAGGCCGGTGACCGAATCGGAAAGGGCAATGATCACACTTCCCAGCACCACAATGGCCGAAAAGATGAGGCTGGCTTTTCGTGTCCCGAGGTAATCGATCACGAATCCTGAAATGAGAACGGCGATGATCGCCGAGATGCTGTAAGCGGTGTAGAAGAACCCGACGGTGCTGCGGTCGGCACCCATCTCTTCAATCAGGCGGGGGGCAATGGCACCGATGATGTCATAGGCAAAATAACTGCCAAAGGTGATGGCAGAAATGAAAATCAGTCCGATGAAACGATACGAATTCCCGGCTGGATTTAAAAATCCGGTGGTGGATGTCATGCCTGTTGCCCTCCTGAAGAAGCGGTCAAA from Bacteroidota bacterium includes these protein-coding regions:
- a CDS encoding phenylalanine 4-monooxygenase, giving the protein MIQDYSRYTPDDQLVWTTLYNRQLAQLPGLASSAFLNGIRSIGFESDVIPRFSHINDALGSSTGWKIYAVPGLIPNKEFFEALLECRFPATTWFRRPDQLNYLEEPDMFHDVFGHVPLLTNHDFCRFLSGLAQIALRHIDDDLAIELISRLYWYTVEFGLIMEGSELKIYGSGILSSAGESQYCVGPVPVRVPFGVREIMETPYIKDRYQEKYWVIQSYAQLYESVPLVERELENLLAHQQTAR
- a CDS encoding AsmA family protein; this translates as MKPVIKWILILVAIPVVLVALLLGALKLMVTEEAIRTAVVPVVEEQTGRTLSVGKAGLDVFPTVEVVLKEVSLSEDPVFGAGPFVSLNEFRVNVDVWALISGEVVVEELLLEGLTVQVIRHPDGQFNFSSMIPAAADSVAPEPVPADTVKAAPPAIRLESVQIRNARLVYEDLKEKTSVTVKHLDYDLSLDLKEEAIHLAHLLSVGSLSASLAAGTVADQISLTLDQDLTATLDGKSVTISRSAFRLNDMDVNLSGSVRSVSDSTWMTDLVVETGEIGLKPLLSLVPVSLVKEAASVTAGGSFSFRATVNGLAGGSAIPQVTYRLDLRNGSIQYAGFPASLSGLNVLLAGTENNLDTLKVLGAVAGSRFDVNASVKNFTEPVVKIGVNANLNTADIKSFYPLGDSLDLAGTIQSSFQIEGPALDPKKLNGSGSVIFNNLKIDQKGYLPGAIRELNGRFDINKSVAELKNFQVRIGESDVLLNSKVENYLGFVLKPEGQPLIPTLNGSLVSEKLVVGDFVDLSAAPAEEVQPVPADTARLRVPVLPAFVATFSAKIGEFRYLDIKATGITSTLTIRDQTIRLSGTRATFMGGTISLEGLIGLKAPMGADYDFSFRVDRLNSDEALTTFPVIESYVKLSPYLDGTLSGDLGVKGALNDSLAPVLNSVTALGTAGIPTGVLAGHPIQSAIATFLQSPELNRLELANFQTGLEIKEGKLFVNGLNTTAGSTEIQASGWQALDQSINYEVTLFLPPGMSDGLNGSEYGKLVNQSVTDSKNRVIVDLLVGGTFLSPTIKPDPKKTALRAAKAVGQKINEEITKKTEEVKQEVQKQVDTATEAAKKQAEEAAKKAAEEAKRKLKIRWP
- a CDS encoding MFS transporter, whose translation is MTSTTGFLNPAGNSYRFIGLIFISAITFGSYFAYDIIGAIAPRLIEEMGADRSTVGFFYTAYSISAIIAVLISGFVIDYLGTRKASLIFSAIVVLGSVIIALSDSVTGLIAGRLVFGAGAEPLVVVQSAMLARWFKGKELALSFGVALTISRLGTMFSFNTGELIASEFGGAYFALFAAALFCVMSLVSNLIYMFMDARAEKVLNLKEEGAGDKIVISEVKHFGSSFWYIAILCVLFYSAVFPFTALSTDFFVDKYGYPRVADTDGSFISQVFSSFFHMFSTAGGMSSLIIFASMVFAPFAGTILDRVGKRASIMIVGSLLMIPAYLLLALTDMNPVFPMVLLGGAFVLVPAAMWPSIALIVKRDYTGTAFGITTFIQNIGLALFPFLNGYLRDSTHSYTASMLMFASLGVLGLVFSILLLKADKANGSVLEKP
- a CDS encoding radical SAM protein — its product is MLKVNEIYYSIQGESTHVGRPCIFIRLTECHLRCTYCDTEYAFYEGDDRSLDQILDQIAAFPCQLVEITGGEPLLQDGVYRLMTVLLEKGYEVLLETSGSLPINRVPREVRKIVDFKTPSSGMMKHNDYLLVQDLAPWDEIKFVVSGRPDFDWILERVSALNLTRWTVLVSPVFGEQDPAELAGWVAESGIPVRFQLQLHKILWPHSDRGV
- a CDS encoding TIGR01777 family protein; its protein translation is MKERTLKKLVIAGASGAIGSALAAQAVGLGYEVVGLSRTPRPSGKVRWVTWTLSAKDAWAQEIEGAAAVINLTGASVIGKRWSPSYKKELLESRLKTTSVLVEAMKLAKSKPAVFINGSAVGIYGDQGPLWLDEEAPAGKDFLAGLAGAWESLAMTAEKSGIRTVVLRTGVVLDTASGALASLLTPFRLFAGGPVLPGTQYVPWIHVEDETGLIFHAIDNPSVSGPLNAAAPEPVPFKEFASVLGRVLGRPSWLPVPAFALRILLGEAAVILTASQRVRPAKALGTGYSFRFSSLEPALRDLLKQPA